One stretch of Cottoperca gobio chromosome 18, fCotGob3.1, whole genome shotgun sequence DNA includes these proteins:
- the tmem88b gene encoding LOW QUALITY PROTEIN: transmembrane protein 88b (The sequence of the model RefSeq protein was modified relative to this genomic sequence to represent the inferred CDS: deleted 2 bases in 2 codons), producing MSMTGTLEKGAHHQALDLSEELSPHHHHHHNNHHQHLHHSNSLASTAAVGGGRETPSRVVVPPPYSAAEIGGGGSEAPLELRGSLDCWACSVLVTAQNLIIATINACLAGLVFGTILTPAIVMVVFGFLCHSTVRPHGTTRYCSDLLTDGGCVALLVVGFLLVTPLLVLALAAYCRLARHLQLGLCFIPYSRAVYKNPPATQHRGLGTGCCGGRNGADGSGKGKVWV from the exons ATGAGTATGACTGGTACTCTAGAGAAGGGGGCCCACCACCAGGCCTTGGACCTGTCCGAGGAACTGTCGcctcatcaccaccatcaccacaaCAACCACCACCAGCATCTTCACCACTCCAACTCCCTGGCCTCCACCGCCGCTGTGGGTGGAGGCAGAGAAACACCTTCACGTGTAGTTGTACCTCCTCCTTATTCTGCAGCTGAGATCGGTGGCGGGGGCAGTGAAGCTCCTCTGGAGCTGCGGGGGTCCCTGGACTGCTGGGCCTGCTCGGTGCTGGTGACGGCGCAGAACCTCATTATTGCCACGATCAACGCCTGCCTGGCTGGATTGGTGTTCGGGACCATCCTGACGCCGGCCATTGTAATGGTGGTGTTTGGCTTCCTCTGTCACTCTACA GTCCGCCCTCAC GGGACGACCCGCTACTGCTCAGACCTGCTGACTGACGGAGGCTGCGTGGCTCTGCTGGTGGTGGGCTTTCTCTTGGTG ACCCCTCTGCTGGTCCTGGCACTGGCTGCATACTGCCGCTTAGCCCGACACCTCCAGCTGGGCCTCTGCTTTATCCCGTACAGCCGGGCCGTGTACAAGAACCCGCCGGCCACCCAGCACCGCGGCCTGGGTACTGGCTGCTGTGGCGGCCGAAATGGAGCCGATGGCAGTGGGAAGGGGAAGGTCTGGGTGTGA
- the kdm6ba gene encoding LOW QUALITY PROTEIN: lysine-specific demethylase 6B (The sequence of the model RefSeq protein was modified relative to this genomic sequence to represent the inferred CDS: inserted 2 bases in 1 codon; deleted 1 base in 1 codon): MHHAVEQFGGRGTRDSFPLDGLNRGPWAPVGGRAWQPPARCSPGMNQHQLLSHLPPGPMGGLNHQSKFFSNGPMRGGEKLELPQPMLPGLQREQQRPPPHHLHPPPPHRAWEQLGQLYDSHLPPQGHSVVPLPNEHSLRLHNGGYAGSGGPPPNPHLPPSRPNQLLKFGGPQEQHVPRGPPLLGEEMWAQVHQQRGYPGKMLGGQLKRPGPPLGEHSVIQHTPPPSMHPSSRPAAEDCPSPSKRKKSSDQVSHPGLQRFPGPAQPLLSQHQSSVHHLPPKAAFWNPLHKNNSTPWQPQMSDRKNPQSQEFQLRTENNKQGMGSYSQKSSSTSSNLSPPPNSSLGSYNQGCAPQLQKDAFQPQAVNQQSPHASYPSSSSKLGLAPPCQAMEPRGPHNQRGPLTGGQGGSQATSHTASTTTRGERDQHIHAQSSPANPPATSNNNNNNSSSMPYSHFQPHLGLGHKGPPPPASSTSVPQHLQSGPHEAWRYQSRPSSHSLESGIYRPPGLLPQRQQSHNQVVDSRVPGPSQHHHHVIPPLPLTNSTRTPVITANLPISQASCSIGGYSNRSSTGVTMASVSTVTTSPPAGCPVNNGSSNSSWQRGREPAPQTTTRVITTPTSQLNALLQPGCQRGQTANGNQLHQQGPTKSRPMKGKTSYYAQAELEQPPAFSSSSSLFSSGHQRTGDSVITSRVSNPLPSCPTTYRSAQRSTVNAATQPSNPALSSRLGHQAEYASTQAYSQPQIRPPAPASVPQSIEEALDKLDAELEGHMQAEERRKRDREEQERKIREEERRKKEWEMRQKRDEERKRKELEKKEEERKQRELDRQEEERRRREWERQEQERKRREERKKREAERQEQERKKRELERQEEEKKKQRELERKEEEKKRMERKREEELFSAKGKEQTAIENLERLLSGNISPAPPLPRLSTVTAPPSGPSPPSSHASPPYPWLSRGGVLPCPPGLTPTTTTPVERLRPPPLTPQTEYAREKQRQREMWSNNSGTTFSPSSTHNTSGMNQSVYPNKPPAMQAAPNQSKESREARERESSLHSLPTLALREPPKLYQAFPRENLPPPPLSSSSMRGILHKHVTGSGLENARSCGADSAQFEEEPSELSTLLPDGLANIMAMLDESIKKEEEMYSEKTGSTGLLDNFTPGVQPIKSYLCAPDLIPAMKHQPNQEDFGSNPHASPPVLSRQGSLASPCSRTSSLNEEDEDYHKPSPNVPLNPKRSMDMGVGNTNYRHSDLAKLYGLPEQTKSEADEEDDDEDSETPSCSPPPQRPHLHQTGVNSMFKSLATVLESQKYAYRGGPFGRPPPSALVGVKYSSSLSLGPDICRQQQGTSPTSDSTNPPFSPAVPPLKSSPPLLEDKKLKIEDADVWRDDGGTTEDRINSTKQESISTINPVKKERLLTTISESSLAELGKSCEIMLSRQSLPNKNSLDEPDSHVKVEDRQKPEKVKEHREKDRHRDREREKDKKRKHGHSSSRKHEDRKEKKHREKREEIAFSSSSSSSSSSSSSSSSSSSSSTHSSSSHKLNKDGKCHKEKKDRRILGDLNLQSKDGPEKNRDHYDTDKTKLEEASSASEGEQPEWTSRSSGERSSEDKKDSECGSSLXVRQDFLKLKALSDGPPKELKIRLIKVESGDRETFIASEVEEKRIPLEEITIKNTASEIIRSCKGARVKGKFKESFLLPAFSVKPTMTFDEPIPREKLNPPTPSIYLESKRDAFSPVLLQFCTDPKNPVTVIRGLAGSLRLNLGLFSTKSLVEANAEQAVEVRTQVQQPADENWDPSGTGQTWPCESSRSHTTIAKYAQYQASSFQESLQEEKGSDEEDDEEEKEKKPSSISDTPSKDSSKESSSAEQKQVGKIIKFGTNIDLSDPKRWKPQLQELQKLPAFMRVASSGNMLSHVGHTILGMNTVQLYMKVPGSRTPGHQENNNFCSVNINIGPGDCEWFSVHENYWQAINDFCQKHGVDYLTGSWWPVLEDLYKANIPVYRFIQRPGDLVWINAGTVHWVQAVGWCNNIAWNVGPLNAYQYQLALERFEWNEVKKVKSIVPMIHVSWNAARTVKITDPDTFKLVKHCLLQSMKHIQILRDQLVADGKKLSYQSRVKDEPAYYCNECDLEVFDLLFVTSESSSRKTYVVHCEDCARQRSPNLTNVVVLEQYRIEELMNTYDSFNLASSR, from the exons ATGCATCACGCAGTAGAGCAGTTTGGCGGGCGTGGCACACGGGATTCCTTCCCTCTGGACGGACTCAACCGGGGACCATGGGCTCCCGTGGGCGGCCGCGCCTGGCAGCCACCTGCCAG GTGTTCGCCTGGAATGAACCAACACCAGCTCCTTTCCCATCTACCTCCTGGTCCTATGGGCGGACTGAACCATCAGAGTAAATTCTTTAGTAATGG GCCCATGCGTGGAGGTGAGAAGCTCGAGCTCCCACAACCAATGTTACCAGGCCTGCAGAGGGAGCAGCAGAgacctcctcctcatcatcttcaccctccacctccacacagAGCGTGGGAACAACTAGGTCAGCTGTATGACTCCCACCTCCCTCCTCAAGGACATTCTGTCGTGCCACTGCCCAATGAGCACTCACTTCGTCTCCATAATGGAGGCTATGCAGGCAGCGGCGGCCCTCCCCCCAACCCCCATCTTCCCCCCAGCAGGCCAAACCAACTGCTGAAG TTTGGGGGTCCTCAGGAGCAGCATGTTCCCCGGGGTCCACCACTGCTGGGAGAAGAGATGTGGGCTCAGGTGCACCAG CAGAGGGGCTACCCAGGGAAGATGCTCGGGGGTCAGCTGAAGAGACCGGGCCCTCCATTAGGAGAGCACTCTGTTATCCAGCACACTCCTCCACCATCCATGCACCCGTCCTCCCGCCCAGCTGCAGAGGACTGTCCCAGCCCCAGCAAAAGGAAAAAGAGTTCGGATCAG GTATCCCATCCTGGGCTGCAGCGTTTCCCTGGCCCTGCCCAGCCTTTGCTATCTCAGCACCAGTCATCAGTCCACCACCTCCCTCCAAAAGCTGCCTTCTGGAACCCCCTTCACAAGAACAACAGCACTCCTTGGCAGCCCCAAATGTCTGACCGCAAGAACCCACAATCACAGGAGTTCCAGCTCCGAACA gaaaacaacaaacaaggaATGGGTAGCTACTCCCAAAAGTCCTCTTCCACCTCTTCAAACCTCTCCCCTCCACCAAACTCCTCCCTAGGAAGCTACAACCAGGGATGTGCTCCTCAGCTCCAAAAAGATGCATTCCAACCTCAGGCTGTAAACCAGCAGTCCCCTCACGCCTCCTACCCCAGCTCCAGCTCCAAACTAGGGCTGGCTCCACCCTGCCAGGCCATGGAGCCTCGTGGTCCTCACAACCAGAGAGGCCCTCTCACTGGGGGCCAAGGTGGCAGCCAAGCTACCTCTCACACGGCATCTACCACCACCAGGGGAGAAAGAGATCAACACATTCATGCCCAATCGTCACCAGCAAACCCTCCTGCAaccagcaacaacaacaacaacaacagcagtagTATGCCTTACAGCCACTTCCAGCCTCATCTAGGGCTGGGGCACAAGGGTCCCCCTCCTCCTGCCAGCAGCACCTCAGTACCTCAGCATCTGCAAAGTGGGCCCCATGAGGCCTGGAGATACCAGAGCAGGCCCAGCAGTCACTCCCTA GAGTCGGGCATCTACAGGCCTCCAGGACTGCTACCTCAGCGCCAGCAGAGCCACAATCAGGTCGTGGATAGTCGAGTTCCAGGTCCTTCCCAGCATCACCATCATGTCATCCCTCCCCTGCCCCTAACCAACTCCACTCGAACACCCGTCATCACCGCCAATCTTCCCATATCCCAGGCATCTTGCTCCATCGGTGGTTATAGCAACAGGAGCTCTACTGGTGTAACTATGGCTAGTGTCTCCACggtgaccacatcaccccctgCTGGTTGCCCTGTGAACAATGGCAGCAGTAATAGCAGttggcagagaggaagagagccaGCACCCCAAACCACCACCCGTGTCATCACTACCCCCACCTCTCAGCTCAATGCTCTGCTGCAGCCAGGATGTCAGAGAGGCCAAACGGCCAACGGTAACCAGCTTCACCAACAAGGACCCACCAAGTCCCGGCCCATGAAGGGGAAGACGTCATATTACGCTCAGGCAGAACTGGAGCAACCCCCTGCGttttcttcatcatcttctttGTTCTCCTCTGGGCACCAGAGGACAGGTGACAGTGTGATCACAAGTAGAGTTTCAAATCCTCTTCCTAGCTGTCCTACTACATACCGCTCCGCTCAACGCTCCACCGTCAATGCTGCAACTCAGCCATCCAATCCAGCCCTCTCCTCCAGACTGGGTCATCAGGCAGAATATGCCTCGACACAGGCGTACTCTCAGCCCCAGATTCGTCCACCGGCTCCGGCCTCTGTCCCTCAGTCCATCGAAGAGGCTCTAGACAAGCTCGATGCAGAGCTAGAGGGTCACATGCAAGCcgaagaaaggaggaagagggacagagaagagcaggagagaaaaattagagaagaggagaggcgGAAGAAAGAATGGGAGATGAGACAAAAGCGGgacgaggagaggaagaggaaagagctggagaagaaagaggaggagaggaagcagcGAGAACTGGATagacaggaagaagagaggagaaggagagaatggGAGAGgcaggagcaggagagaaagaggag ggaggagaggaagaagagagaagcgGAGAGGCAGGAGCAGGAGCGAAAGAAGAGGGAACTGGAGAggcaggaggaagaaaagaaaaaacaaagagaattggagaggaaagaggaggagaagaagagaatggagcggaagagggaggaggaactgTTCAGCGCAAAAGGCAAAGAGCAGACTGCAATTGAAAATCTGGAGAGACTGCTCTCCGGCAACATTTCCCCAGCACCCCCACTTCCTCGCCTCTCTACTGTTACAGCACCTCCTTCAGGTCCCTCGCCCCCCAGCTCCCATGCATCACCCCCTTACCCCTGGCTCAGCCGTGGCGGCGTTCTCCCCTGTCCACCAGGCCTCACACCCACCACCACTACTCCTGTGGAAAGGCTGCGGCCGCCCCCTCTTACGCCTCAGACTGAATATGCCAGAGAGAAGCAAAGGCAGAGGGAAATGTGGAGCAACAATAGCGGCACGACATTCAGCCCCTCATCAACACACAATACCTCAGGGATGAACCAGTCGGTATACCCCAACAAGCCCCCGGCTATGCAAGCCGCGCCCAACCAATCCAAAGAGTCCAGGGAggccagggagagagagagcagtctcCACTCTCTTCCTACCTTGGCACTTAGAGAGCCCCCCAAACTGTATCAGGCTTTTCCCAGAGAAAACCTTCCCCCACCACCTTTATCCTCCAGCTCCATGAGAGGAATCCTCCACAAGCACGTGACAGGAAGTGGTTTGGAAAATGCACGCAGCTGTGGCGCAGACTCTGCCCAGTTTGAGGAAGAGCCCTCTGAGTTGTCCACACTGCTTCCTGATGGTCTGGCTAACATTATGGCCATGCTGGATGAATCtatcaaaaaagaagaagagatgtaCAGTGAAAAGACTGGGTCCACAGGTCTTCTTGACAACTTTACTCCTGGTGTCCAGCCTATCAAGAGCTACCTGTGTGCCCCAGACCTCATTCCAGCAATGAAGCATCAGCCCAACCAGGAAGACTTTGGATCCAATCCGCACGCTAGCCCTCCTGTGCTCAGTCGCCAAGGTTCCCTGGCATCCCCTTGCAGCCGAACATCTTCTCTCAacgaggaggatgaggactATCATAAACCTTCTCCGAATGTCCCGCTGAACCCTAAACGGTCGATGGACATGGGAGTGGGGAACACCAATTACCGCCACAGTGACCTTGCTAAACTTTACGGCCTCCCCGAGCAGACTAAAAGTGAGGCTGACGAGGAGGACGATGACGAAGACTCGGAGACACCATCTTGTTCTCCGCCACCCCAAAGACCCCACCTCCACCAAACTGGTGTCAACAGCATGTTCAAGTCTCTAGCAACGGTTCTAGAGAGCCAGAAGTATGCTTACCGTGGCGGGCCTTTTGGGAGACCCCCTCCCTCGGCTCTGGTCGGGGTCAAATATTCCTCTTCGCTGTCACTGGGCCCGGATATCTGCCGCCAGCAGCAAGGCACTTCTCCCACGTCAGATTCAACCAATCCACCATTCAGTCCAGCTGTCCCCCCTCTAAAgtcctcccctcctctgctgGAAGACAAGAAACTAAAAATAGAGGACGCTGATGTCTGGAGAGATGATGGAGGGACAACTGAAGACAGAATAAACTCCACCAAACAGGAGAGTATTTCTACCATAAACCCTGTTAAGAAGGAGCGACTGTTGACGACCATCTCGGAGTCTTCTCTGGCAGAGTTGGGCAAAAGCTGCGAGATCATGCTCAGTCGCCAGTCACTTCCTAACAAGAACTCCCTCGATGAACCTGATAGCCATGTCAAAGTGGAGGACAGACAAAAACCTGAGAAAGTAaaagaacacagagagaaagacaggcacagggatagagagagggaaaaagatAAGAAGAGGAAGCACGGGCACAGTAGCAGCAGGAAGCACGAagacaggaaagaaaagaagcatagagaaaagagagaggagatagccttctcttcttcttcttcatcatcatcatcatcatcatcatcatcatcatcatcatcttcttcttccactCATTCCAGCTCCAGCCACAAGCTGAACAAAGATGGCAAGTGCCATAAGGAAAAGAAAGATCGCAGAATTCTCGGCGACCTCAACCTCCAGAGCAAGGACGGGCCTGAGAAGAACCGGGATCACTATGACACAGATAAGACGAAACTTGAGGAAGCATCTTCTGCCAGTGAAGGAGAGCAACCAGAATGGACCTCGAGAAGTTCTGGAGAAAGATCTTCTGAGGACAAAAAAGACTCTGAATGTGGTTCTTCATT GGTTCGACAGGACTTTTTAAAACTGAAGGCGCTGTCAGATGGGCCACCCAAAGAGCTGAAGATCCGCCTGATCAAAGTGGAGAGCGGAGACAGGGAGACATTCATTGCCTCTGAGGTGGAGGAAAAGAGGATCCCACTGGAAGAAATCACCATAAAGAACACTGCCAGTGAAATCATCAGGTCTTGCAA GGGAGCCAGAGTGAAAGGGAAGTTCAAAGAATCTTTCTTGCTCCCAGCCTTCTCTGTGAAGCCCACCATGACCTTTGATGAACCCATCCCCAGAGAGAAACTCAACCCTCCTACACCCAGCATCTAT TTGGAGAGTAAGAGGGATGCCTTCTCCCCCGTGCTCCTGCAGTTCTGTACAGACCCCAAGAATCCTGTTACTGTCATCAGAGGCCTGGCTGGATCTCTACGACTCA ACCTGGGGCTGTTTTCTACAAAGTCACTGGTGGAAGCCAATGCAGAGCAGGCA GTCGAGGTGAGGACTCAGGTGCAGCAGCCTGCTGATGAGAACTGGGACCCCAGTGGGACAGGCCAGACATGGCCCTGCGAGAGCAGCCGCTCCCACACCACCATCGCCAAGTATGCCCAGTACCAGGCCTCCAGCTTCCAAGAGAGTCTGCAG GAGGAGAAAGGCAGCGAcgaagaggatgatgaagaggaaaaggagaagaagccATCCAGCATCTCTGACACTCCAAGCAAGGACAGCTCTAAAGAAAGTAGCAG TGCTGAGCAGAAACAAGTGGGGAAGATAATCAAGTTTGGCACCAACATTGACCTCTCAGATCCCAAGAG GTGGAAGCCCCAGCTACAGGAGCTGCAGAAGCTGCCAGCATTTATGCGTGTAGCCTCCAGTGGGAATATGCTGAGTCACGTCGGACACACCATCCTCGGCATGAACACAGTGCAGCTCTACATGAAGGTCCCAGGGAGCCGGACGCCAG GTCACCAGGAGAACAATAACTTTTGCTCGGTGAACATCAACATCGGCCCTGGAGACTGTGAGTGGTTCTCTGTCCATGAGAACTACTGGCAGGCCATCAATGACTTCTGTCAAAA GCACGGAGTGGACTACCTGACAGGGTCCTGGTGGCCGGTGTTGGAGGATCTCTACAAAGCCAACATCCCCGTGTACCGCTTCATCCAGCGGCCTGGAGACTTGGTGTGGATCAACGCTGGAACTGTTCACTGGGTTCAGGCCGTCGGCTGGTGCAACAACATCGCCTGGAATGTCGGACCTCTCAATG CTTACCAGTACCAGCTGGCCCTGGAGAGGTTCGAGTGGAACGAAGTGAAGAAAGTCAAATCCATCGTCCCCATGATCCATGTGTCCTGGAACGCGGCGCGGACTGTCAAGATCACCGACCCAGACACCTTCAAGTTGGTCAA ACACTGCCTGCTGCAGTCCATGAAGCACATACAGATCCTGCGAGACCAACTGGTGGCTGATGGCAAGAAGCTTTCCTATCAGAGTCGGGTGAAGGACGAGCCTGCTTACTACTGCAACGAGTGTGAC TTGGAGGTGTTCGATTTGTTGTTTGTGACaagtgagagcagcagcaggaagacaTATGTGGTTCACTGTGAGGACTGCGCACGTCAGCGTAGCCCAAACCTGACCAACGTAGTGGTGCTGGAGCAGTACCGCATAGAGGAGCTCATGAACACGTACGACTCCTTCAACCTG GCCTCCTCCCGGTGA